The following proteins come from a genomic window of Streptomyces sp. NBC_01716:
- a CDS encoding alkaline phosphatase D family protein, whose product MTLNRRDLLKAAGAAGALNAVWPLTAGLSPAQAREAAEALGSTYDNAPFTLGVASGDPQPTSVVLWTRLAPEPFAEPGEQKLAEVVDVRWVVAEDRALRRVVARGTVPASATLAHSVHVPVGGLRPGRTYYYAFTALGRTSRLGRTRTAPAGHVRSARFATANCQNYPQGHYAALRALAREDLDFVIHLGDYIYEHGPEGSDIRDHNGPTILTLQDYRVRHALYKGDASLREAHAAHPWFLTWDDHEVANDYSGTGGGAPFMRRRAAAYQAWYEHQPHRGAGESVLPDIDIHRVRRWGDLLELAVLDLRQYRSAQNLSGGTILGADQKAWLKKTVDRAPDSWHIWANSIMLSQLRGRPGGGFMFTDQWDGFLGERKEVLEHVRTSGLEDLVVLTGDWHSAFVDDIRPDYDNTESPVLGTEFTAHSVSSSAYDAPWNAANGPLMGAANPHLQYFEGNRYGYDVYEVTPERFSTHMRVIGDRRDPASPVSTLTTFHVDRGTAGAYEDPATKSSPAQYRRD is encoded by the coding sequence GTGACCCTCAACAGACGTGATCTGCTCAAGGCCGCCGGTGCCGCGGGCGCGCTCAACGCCGTCTGGCCCCTGACGGCCGGGCTCTCGCCCGCGCAGGCACGCGAGGCCGCGGAGGCGCTCGGATCGACGTACGACAACGCGCCGTTCACGCTCGGCGTCGCGTCCGGCGACCCGCAGCCCACCAGCGTCGTGCTCTGGACGCGCCTCGCGCCCGAGCCGTTCGCCGAGCCGGGCGAGCAGAAGCTCGCCGAGGTCGTCGACGTCCGCTGGGTCGTCGCCGAGGACCGCGCCCTGCGCCGCGTCGTCGCGCGCGGCACCGTCCCCGCGTCCGCGACGCTCGCGCACAGTGTGCACGTGCCGGTGGGCGGTCTGCGCCCCGGCCGTACGTACTACTACGCCTTCACCGCGCTCGGCAGGACGAGCCGCCTGGGCAGGACCCGTACCGCGCCCGCCGGTCATGTCCGCTCCGCCCGCTTCGCCACCGCCAACTGCCAGAACTACCCGCAGGGCCACTACGCCGCGCTGCGCGCCCTCGCCCGCGAGGACCTGGACTTCGTCATCCACCTCGGCGACTACATATACGAGCACGGTCCCGAGGGCAGTGACATCCGCGACCACAACGGTCCGACGATCCTCACGCTCCAGGACTACCGGGTACGCCACGCCCTCTACAAGGGCGACGCGTCGCTGCGCGAGGCGCACGCCGCGCACCCCTGGTTCCTCACCTGGGACGACCACGAGGTCGCGAACGACTACAGCGGTACGGGCGGCGGCGCCCCGTTCATGCGGCGCCGGGCCGCGGCGTACCAGGCGTGGTACGAGCACCAGCCCCACCGCGGCGCCGGCGAGTCCGTGCTGCCGGACATCGACATCCACCGGGTGCGCCGCTGGGGCGACCTGCTGGAGCTGGCCGTGCTCGACCTGCGGCAGTACCGCTCCGCGCAGAACCTCTCCGGCGGCACCATCCTGGGCGCCGACCAGAAGGCCTGGCTGAAGAAGACCGTCGACCGCGCGCCCGACAGCTGGCACATCTGGGCCAACTCGATCATGCTCAGCCAGCTGCGCGGGCGTCCCGGCGGCGGCTTCATGTTCACCGACCAGTGGGACGGCTTCCTCGGCGAGCGCAAGGAGGTGCTGGAGCACGTACGCACCAGTGGCCTCGAAGACCTCGTGGTCCTCACCGGTGACTGGCACTCCGCGTTCGTCGACGACATCCGGCCGGATTACGACAACACCGAATCGCCCGTCCTGGGAACGGAGTTCACCGCGCACTCGGTCAGCTCCAGTGCCTACGACGCGCCGTGGAACGCCGCCAACGGTCCGCTGATGGGCGCGGCGAACCCGCACCTCCAGTACTTCGAGGGCAACCGTTACGGCTACGACGTGTACGAGGTCACGCCGGAACGGTTCAGCACCCATATGCGGGTCATCGGCGACCGCCGCGACCCGGCGTCCCCCGTCTCCACCCTGACCACCTTCCATGTGGACCGGGGCACGGCGGGCGCGTACGAGGACCCGGCGACGAAGTCGTCACCCGCGCAGTACCGCAGGGACTGA
- a CDS encoding zinc-binding dehydrogenase, whose translation MFAAYAARIDRDQPINGLELGDRPAPEPRPGWSTVTVKATSLNHHDLWTLRGVGITEDRLPMILGCDAAGIDEEGNEVVIHSVIGQTGHGVGPREPRSILTERHQGTFAEQVSVPTWNLLPKPAGLSFEEAACLPTAWLTAYRMLFTNAGVRPGDSVLVQGAGGGVATAAIVLGKAAGMRVYATSRDEAKRKRAVELGATEAFEPGARLPQRVDAVLETVGAATWSHSVKSLRPGGTLVISGATSGDRPSHAELTRIFFLELRIVGSTMGTKDELEDLLSFCTTTGIRPVIDAVLPLDRAREGFERMSAGDLFGKIVLTR comes from the coding sequence ATGTTCGCCGCCTACGCAGCCCGCATCGACAGGGACCAGCCCATCAACGGCCTTGAGTTGGGCGACCGCCCGGCTCCGGAGCCGCGCCCCGGCTGGTCCACCGTGACCGTGAAAGCCACGTCGCTCAACCATCACGACCTCTGGACCCTGCGCGGGGTCGGTATCACGGAGGACCGGTTGCCCATGATCCTCGGCTGTGACGCCGCCGGGATCGACGAGGAGGGCAACGAGGTCGTCATCCACTCCGTCATCGGACAGACCGGCCACGGCGTCGGCCCCCGCGAGCCCCGCTCGATCCTCACCGAGCGCCACCAGGGCACCTTCGCCGAACAGGTCTCCGTCCCCACCTGGAATCTGCTGCCCAAGCCCGCAGGGCTGAGCTTCGAAGAGGCCGCCTGTCTGCCGACCGCCTGGCTGACCGCGTACCGGATGCTGTTCACCAACGCCGGCGTACGGCCCGGGGACTCCGTCCTCGTACAGGGCGCGGGCGGCGGTGTCGCGACCGCCGCGATCGTCCTCGGGAAGGCCGCCGGGATGCGGGTGTACGCCACCAGCCGCGACGAGGCGAAGCGCAAGCGCGCCGTCGAACTGGGCGCCACCGAGGCGTTCGAGCCCGGCGCGCGGCTGCCGCAGCGTGTGGACGCCGTCCTGGAGACGGTGGGCGCCGCGACCTGGTCGCACTCGGTCAAGTCCCTGCGGCCCGGCGGCACGCTGGTGATCTCCGGCGCCACCAGCGGCGACCGCCCCTCGCACGCCGAACTGACCCGGATCTTCTTCCTGGAGCTCAGGATCGTCGGCTCGACGATGGGCACGAAGGACGAACTGGAGGACCTGCTGTCCTTCTGTACGACGACGGGCATCCGCCCGGTGATCGACGCCGTCCTGCCGCTCGACCGGGCGCGCGAGGGCTTCGAGCGGATGAGCGCGGGCGATCTGTTCGGCAAGATCGTGCTGACCCGCTGA
- a CDS encoding amino acid ABC transporter permease: MSVDVSKSGGPSDAPPSGPAGPVAIKAIPVRHYGRYVSAVVALALLATIIYAFSQGKINWGAVPDYFFDDRILKGVGQTMILTILSMAIGVVGGIVLAVMRLSKNPVMSSIAWSYIWFFRGTPVLVQLMVWFNLGLVFEYINLGPIYKDYWASFMTPFLTALLGLGLNEAAYMAEICRAGLLSVDEGQTEASHALGMSHAKTLRRIVIPQAMRVIVPPTGNEVINMLKTTSLVATVQFYELLRYAQDIGQTSGAPVEMLFLAAAWYLLMTSVLSIGQYYLERYYARGSLRTLPQTPFQKVRASLFSLGRPNGGTA, from the coding sequence GTGTCTGTTGACGTATCGAAGTCGGGCGGTCCCTCCGACGCTCCACCATCGGGACCCGCCGGACCGGTGGCCATCAAGGCCATCCCGGTCCGGCACTACGGGCGGTACGTGAGCGCGGTCGTCGCGCTCGCGCTGCTCGCGACGATCATCTACGCGTTCTCCCAGGGAAAGATCAACTGGGGCGCCGTGCCCGACTACTTCTTCGACGACCGCATCCTCAAGGGTGTCGGCCAGACGATGATCCTGACCATCCTGTCGATGGCCATCGGTGTGGTCGGCGGCATCGTCCTCGCGGTGATGCGGCTGTCGAAGAACCCGGTGATGTCGTCCATCGCCTGGTCGTACATCTGGTTCTTCCGCGGTACGCCGGTCCTCGTCCAGCTGATGGTCTGGTTCAACCTGGGCCTGGTCTTCGAGTACATCAACCTCGGGCCGATCTACAAGGACTACTGGGCCAGCTTCATGACGCCGTTCCTGACGGCGCTGCTCGGTCTCGGTCTCAACGAGGCCGCGTACATGGCGGAGATCTGCCGCGCCGGTCTGCTCTCGGTGGACGAGGGCCAGACGGAGGCGTCGCACGCGCTGGGCATGAGCCACGCCAAGACGCTGCGCCGCATCGTGATCCCGCAGGCGATGCGGGTGATCGTGCCGCCGACCGGCAACGAAGTCATCAACATGCTGAAGACGACGTCGTTGGTGGCGACCGTGCAGTTCTACGAGTTGCTGAGATACGCGCAGGACATCGGGCAGACGTCCGGCGCCCCCGTCGAGATGCTCTTCCTCGCCGCCGCCTGGTATCTGCTGATGACCTCGGTCCTGAGCATCGGCCAGTACTACCTGGAGCGGTACTACGCGCGCGGCTCGCTGCGCACCCTGCCGCAGACCCCGTTCCAGAAAGTCAGGGCCAGTCTCTTCTCCCTGGGCCGCCCGAACGGAGGCACGGCATGA
- a CDS encoding NAD(P)-dependent malic enzyme, which produces MAAEIVNPRSESESESARDAAGDGVGDDATDEPFDPAFALHRGGKMAIQATVPVRDKDDLSLAYTPGVAKVCTAIAENPDLVHDYTWKSQVVAVVTDGTAVLGLGDIGPEASLPVMEGKAILFKQFGGVDAVPLALATTDTDEIIDTVVRLAPSFGGVNLEDISAPRCFEIERRLQERLDIPVFHDDQHGTAVVTLAALRNAAKLTGRELGELRAVISGAGAAGVAIAKFLLAAGIGDVSVADRKGIVSPDRDDLTDVKRELAEITNHAGLSGSLEAALSGADVFIGVSGGTVPEPAIASMAPGAFVFAMANPNPEVHPDIAHQYAAVVATGRSDYPNQINNVLAFPGIFAGALQVRASRITEGMKIAAANALADVVGDELSADYVIPSPFDERVAPAVTSAVASAARSEGVARR; this is translated from the coding sequence ATGGCAGCGGAGATCGTGAATCCTCGCAGCGAGAGTGAGAGCGAAAGCGCCCGGGACGCCGCCGGTGACGGTGTCGGCGACGACGCCACCGACGAGCCCTTCGATCCGGCCTTCGCGCTCCACCGCGGCGGGAAGATGGCCATCCAGGCCACCGTGCCCGTCCGGGACAAGGACGACCTGTCCCTCGCGTACACGCCGGGCGTCGCCAAGGTGTGCACGGCGATCGCGGAGAACCCGGACCTGGTCCACGACTACACCTGGAAGTCGCAGGTCGTCGCGGTCGTGACCGACGGGACCGCGGTGCTGGGGCTCGGCGACATCGGTCCGGAGGCGTCGCTCCCCGTGATGGAGGGGAAGGCGATCCTCTTCAAGCAGTTCGGCGGCGTCGACGCGGTGCCGCTCGCGCTGGCCACGACCGACACCGACGAGATCATCGACACCGTCGTGCGGCTCGCGCCGTCCTTCGGCGGCGTCAACCTGGAAGACATCTCGGCGCCCCGCTGCTTCGAGATCGAGCGCCGGCTCCAGGAACGGCTCGACATCCCCGTCTTCCACGACGACCAGCACGGCACGGCCGTCGTGACGCTGGCCGCCCTGCGGAACGCGGCGAAGCTCACCGGGCGCGAGCTCGGCGAACTGCGCGCGGTCATCTCCGGGGCGGGGGCGGCGGGGGTCGCCATCGCGAAGTTCCTGCTGGCGGCGGGGATCGGGGACGTGTCGGTCGCCGACCGCAAGGGCATCGTCAGCCCGGACCGCGACGACCTGACGGACGTCAAGCGCGAGCTGGCCGAGATCACGAACCACGCGGGTCTCTCCGGCTCGCTGGAGGCCGCGCTCTCGGGCGCGGACGTTTTCATCGGCGTCTCGGGCGGTACGGTCCCGGAGCCGGCGATCGCGTCGATGGCCCCCGGGGCGTTCGTCTTCGCCATGGCCAACCCGAACCCGGAGGTCCATCCGGACATCGCGCACCAGTACGCGGCGGTGGTGGCGACGGGGCGCAGCGACTACCCGAACCAGATCAACAACGTGCTGGCGTTCCCCGGGATCTTCGCGGGCGCGCTCCAGGTGCGGGCGTCACGCATCACGGAGGGCATGAAGATCGCGGCGGCGAACGCGCTGGCGGACGTGGTCGGTGACGAACTGTCGGCGGACTACGTGATCCCGTCCCCGTTCGACGAGCGGGTCGCCCCGGCGGTGACGTCGGCGGTGGCGTCGGCGGCGCGCTCGGAGGGGGTCGCACGGCGCTGA
- a CDS encoding amino acid ABC transporter ATP-binding protein: MTAIAKTTNGATAMVKAEGVHKSFGPAHVLKGIDLEVAPREVFCLIGPSGSGKSTFLRCINHLEQVNAGRLYVDGELVGYRQKGDKLYELRDAEVALKRRDIGMVFQRFNLFPHMTAIENIMEAPMQVRREPKAVARARAEKLLDRVGLADKAGGYPSQLSGGQQQRVAIARALAMEPKLMLFDEPTSALDPELVGDVLDVMRDLAEDGMTMVVVTHEMGFAREVGDALVFMDDGVVVESGHPREVLTNPQHERTKSFLSKVL, translated from the coding sequence ATGACCGCCATCGCGAAGACGACGAACGGCGCGACCGCGATGGTGAAGGCCGAGGGCGTACACAAGTCCTTCGGTCCCGCGCATGTGCTGAAGGGCATCGACCTGGAGGTCGCGCCACGCGAGGTCTTCTGTCTGATCGGGCCCTCCGGGTCCGGCAAGTCGACGTTCCTGCGCTGCATCAACCATCTGGAGCAGGTCAACGCCGGGCGGCTGTACGTCGACGGCGAGCTGGTCGGCTACCGCCAGAAGGGCGACAAGCTGTACGAGCTGCGGGACGCCGAAGTCGCCCTGAAGCGCCGGGACATCGGCATGGTCTTCCAGCGCTTCAACCTCTTCCCGCACATGACGGCCATCGAGAACATCATGGAGGCACCGATGCAGGTGCGCCGTGAGCCGAAGGCGGTCGCGAGGGCGCGGGCCGAGAAGCTGCTGGACCGGGTGGGGCTGGCGGACAAGGCCGGCGGCTATCCGTCCCAGCTCTCCGGCGGCCAGCAGCAGCGCGTGGCCATCGCCCGCGCGCTGGCGATGGAGCCGAAGCTGATGCTCTTCGACGAGCCGACGTCGGCGCTCGACCCGGAGCTGGTGGGCGATGTGCTGGACGTGATGCGTGATCTCGCCGAGGACGGCATGACGATGGTCGTCGTGACGCACGAGATGGGCTTCGCGCGTGAGGTCGGGGACGCGCTGGTGTTCATGGACGACGGGGTGGTCGTGGAGTCGGGCCATCCGCGCGAGGTGCTGACAAATCCGCAGCACGAGCGGACGAAGTCGTTCCTGTCGAAGGTGCTGTAG
- a CDS encoding class I SAM-dependent methyltransferase, with amino-acid sequence MGSAVGGAPAVGRAEWRAWQDSWDRQQEWYMPDREERFRVMLDMVEALVGREPRVLDLACGTGSISDRLLQRFPAAASTGVDLDPALLAIAGGYFDGDTRLTLVRADLKDPGWTAKLPYDSYDAVLTATALHWLHSEPLAVLYGQIAGLVRPGGVFMNADHMKDGGTPRINEAERAHRHREMDRAKEAGALDWAEWWNLAAKDPVLAGPTAERFAIYGEHADGDTPSADWHARTLMDAGFGEARAVWSSPSDSLVLALK; translated from the coding sequence ATGGGCAGCGCCGTGGGCGGGGCGCCCGCCGTGGGGCGGGCCGAATGGCGCGCCTGGCAGGACAGCTGGGACCGCCAGCAGGAGTGGTACATGCCCGACCGTGAGGAACGCTTCCGGGTGATGCTCGACATGGTCGAGGCCCTCGTGGGGCGTGAACCGAGGGTGCTCGACCTCGCGTGCGGTACGGGAAGCATCAGCGACCGGCTGTTGCAGCGGTTCCCGGCGGCGGCAAGCACCGGCGTCGACCTCGACCCCGCGCTGCTCGCCATCGCCGGCGGCTACTTCGACGGCGACACCCGCCTGACCCTGGTGCGGGCCGACCTCAAGGACCCCGGCTGGACGGCGAAGCTGCCGTACGACTCGTACGACGCCGTCCTCACCGCCACCGCGCTGCACTGGCTCCACAGCGAGCCGCTGGCCGTGCTGTACGGGCAGATCGCCGGGCTCGTCCGGCCCGGCGGCGTCTTCATGAACGCCGACCACATGAAGGACGGCGGCACGCCCCGTATCAACGAGGCCGAGCGCGCCCACCGGCACCGGGAGATGGACCGCGCCAAGGAAGCGGGCGCCCTCGACTGGGCCGAATGGTGGAATCTCGCCGCCAAGGACCCGGTGCTCGCCGGGCCGACCGCCGAGCGGTTCGCGATCTACGGCGAGCACGCGGACGGGGACACGCCCTCCGCCGATTGGCACGCGAGGACGCTGATGGACGCGGGCTTCGGCGAGGCGCGGGCGGTCTGGTCCTCGCCGTCGGACTCGCTGGTCCTGGCGCTGAAGTAG
- a CDS encoding ABC transporter substrate-binding protein, translated as MTASLTSRTTAGKSRIAAVGALAVAGALLLTACGDQTDDGKKDPAASTKSAPLADQLPKEIADKGVIKVGSDIAYPPVEFKDDAGKTVGIDPDIADALGKQLGVTFEFENGTFDTLLTGLRSKRYDIAMSAMTDTKARQDGVDSETGKKVGEGVDFVDYFTAGVSIYTKKGDDKGIAAWSDLCGKKMVVQRGTVSHDLAKAESKKCTDGGKKAIGIQAFDNDQLAQTRLRAGGADAGSSDFPVAAYAVKTSGGGNDFQLVGEQIEAAPYGIAVAKGNDELSKALKSALDAIIANGEYDKIIAKWGVDAGAVKEATINAGT; from the coding sequence ATGACCGCCAGCCTCACCAGTCGTACCACCGCCGGGAAGTCCCGGATCGCCGCGGTCGGCGCGCTCGCGGTCGCCGGCGCGCTGCTGCTGACCGCCTGTGGCGACCAGACCGACGACGGCAAGAAGGACCCCGCCGCCTCCACGAAGAGCGCGCCGCTGGCCGACCAGCTGCCGAAGGAGATCGCGGACAAGGGTGTCATCAAGGTGGGCTCCGACATCGCGTACCCGCCGGTCGAGTTCAAGGACGACGCCGGCAAGACCGTCGGTATCGACCCGGACATCGCCGACGCGCTCGGCAAGCAGCTCGGCGTGACGTTCGAGTTCGAGAACGGCACGTTCGACACGCTGCTCACGGGTCTGCGCTCCAAGCGCTACGACATAGCGATGTCGGCGATGACGGACACCAAGGCCCGCCAGGACGGCGTGGACTCCGAGACCGGCAAGAAGGTCGGCGAGGGTGTCGACTTCGTCGACTACTTCACCGCCGGTGTCTCCATCTACACCAAGAAGGGCGACGACAAGGGCATCGCGGCCTGGTCGGACCTCTGCGGCAAGAAGATGGTCGTCCAGCGCGGCACCGTCTCGCACGACCTGGCCAAGGCCGAGTCGAAGAAGTGCACGGACGGCGGCAAGAAGGCCATCGGGATCCAGGCGTTCGACAACGACCAGCTGGCCCAGACGCGGCTGCGCGCCGGCGGCGCCGACGCCGGTTCGTCGGACTTCCCGGTCGCGGCGTACGCGGTGAAGACCTCGGGCGGCGGCAACGACTTCCAGCTCGTCGGCGAGCAGATCGAGGCCGCCCCGTACGGCATCGCGGTCGCCAAGGGCAACGACGAGCTGAGCAAGGCGCTGAAGTCCGCGCTCGACGCGATCATCGCCAACGGCGAGTACGACAAGATCATCGCGAAGTGGGGCGTCGACGCCGGCGCGGTCAAGGAAGCCACGATCAACGCCGGCACCTGA
- a CDS encoding phosphoesterase: MNLLVNGDAEKGPGGTAEPVGSVVGWGVRKGAPALIGYDVGDGYPTPADPGPGAAAGARFFAGGNSPLTTLVQEATLPAHGATGHGPVDAGRVRYVLSGWLGGYAGQEDGVRLSVEFRDRAGNPLALSVLGPVTAAERGNATALLERRAEAAVPPGARSAHVQLSFTRSGGGTSNDGYADQISLALTASGRHK; the protein is encoded by the coding sequence GTGAATCTGCTTGTCAACGGTGACGCCGAGAAGGGACCCGGCGGCACCGCCGAGCCCGTCGGGAGTGTTGTCGGGTGGGGCGTACGGAAAGGCGCGCCCGCGCTCATCGGATACGACGTCGGCGACGGCTACCCCACGCCCGCCGACCCCGGCCCCGGCGCCGCCGCCGGGGCGCGGTTCTTCGCCGGGGGGAACAGCCCCCTCACCACACTGGTGCAGGAGGCGACCCTGCCCGCCCACGGAGCCACCGGGCACGGTCCCGTCGACGCCGGGCGCGTCCGGTACGTGCTGAGCGGCTGGCTCGGCGGGTACGCCGGGCAGGAGGACGGCGTCAGGCTGTCCGTCGAGTTCCGGGACCGCGCGGGCAACCCCCTCGCGCTCTCCGTACTCGGCCCGGTCACCGCCGCCGAACGCGGCAACGCCACCGCCCTGTTGGAGCGCCGAGCCGAGGCGGCCGTACCGCCGGGCGCCCGGTCCGCCCACGTACAGCTCTCGTTCACGCGCAGTGGCGGGGGCACGTCGAACGACGGCTACGCGGACCAGATCTCACTCGCCCTCACGGCCTCGGGAAGGCACAAGTGA